In the Anaerolineae bacterium genome, TCAATCAAACTAAGATCAAAAAGAGCATAACAACAGTCGCAGCACTCCTGTTTACATGTTATACATTCCGGATGTTCTTTTTTTACGCGCTCAAAAACAGCATCCGCCATTGTCACAATCTCTTCATATTTCCTGAAAAAAGGTGAAAAATCTATATCCATAACCATTCTCCTAACCCGGGCAGGCCGGTTGAAACGAAGCGAAAACCCCGATTTATCGGGAAACTAAACAGGATTTGTTTATCACAAAAGCACGAAAATATGACACAAAATTTTAGTTCGCTTTAAACTTTTATAAGCGTTCACGGAACATTGAAATTGGAAATTTGATGAATTCGTAAAAAGCCAAATTCGTTGGATGTGTCATTTCGACCGCAGGGGAAACCCTTATCTTTTCAATAGATTGCAGAATAAAGATTTCTCGTTTCCCTCGAAATGACACGCCAGAGAGACTTTTTACGAGGCCATCAAATTTGGCCTTCATGCTTTTGCACTGTCAACCCGTAAACTCGTTTCATCTATCCCAAGTTGCTAATTTCCAATTTCAAGCCGTGAAGGGCTGCAAGCTGTTTCTGTTTCACGTGAAACATTATTTACCTATACAGAATCTGCCGAAGATCCTGTCAAGCATGTCTTCGTTGGCAATAACACCTGTAATTTCTTCCAGCGAATCGACAGCCTCCTTAATATCTATGGAAATCAACTCAAACGGTGTTTGCATACGCATTCCTTTAACAGCTGATGATGCGGCCTGAAGACTTCTCTCGAGAGCTATCTTGTGCCTTAAATTCGGAACAATTGTATGTTCAGAGTCGAAACCCTGTTCACTAAGAGATGTTTTTGCTATCAAATCCTTAAGCCTGTCAAGCCCGTGGCCATAAAGGGCTGATATTTTAACTTGCGGAATATTAATCCAGGAATCCGGCATGTCAAGCCCGTGTTCATCATCTACAAGATCTGATTTGTTTATAACTATTATCAGCTTTCTGTCGCCGATCCTTTCATATATCTTATAGTCCTCCCCTGTTATCCGGCAGCCTGCATCAAGCACAAATAAAACCAGATCAGACAGGTCGGTGTGCTCATAAGTCTTTTTTATGCCCATAACCTCTACAGGATCATCTGTTTCATGCAGACCCGCGGTGTCTGTAATAATTACAGGGATGCCCCTGATGCCTAACGGCTCTTCTATAAAGTCTCTTGTAGTGCCTGGCATTGAGGAAACAATAGCTCGCTCCTTTTGGAGCAAACGATTCATAAGGCTCGACTTCCCGACGTTTGGGCGACCCACAACAACCAGCTTGAGGCCGTCTCTCAAAACATGAGCGTTTTCATACCACTCAATCAGGTCGTTTAATCTTGCAATGACCTTGTCCTGGAGTGTTTTGATTATTGTATCAATATCAACAATCTCTGCAACATCATCCGGGAAATCTATGGCTGCATTTATTTCAGCAAAAACATCAGACAGCGGACACCTTATTGTTTCAATGCTCATTCGCATATCACCCTTTAGCTGAGCAGTGGCTATTTCGAGCGATTTGTTTGTCCTGGCATTGATAATATCAACAACCGCCTCAGCCTGTGTAAGATCA is a window encoding:
- the mnmE gene encoding tRNA uridine-5-carboxymethylaminomethyl(34) synthesis GTPase MnmE; protein product: MDNPTIAAVATPIGRGGIGIIRISGEKALRIAATIFKSSSFASDQHAATCDFSFAKSKYHRLYYGYVVDPANGRQLDEILLAIMKAPRSYTGEDVVEIQAHSGPVVLSSILELVLKNGARLAEPGEFTKRAYINGRIDLTQAEAVVDIINARTNKSLEIATAQLKGDMRMSIETIRCPLSDVFAEINAAIDFPDDVAEIVDIDTIIKTLQDKVIARLNDLIEWYENAHVLRDGLKLVVVGRPNVGKSSLMNRLLQKERAIVSSMPGTTRDFIEEPLGIRGIPVIITDTAGLHETDDPVEVMGIKKTYEHTDLSDLVLFVLDAGCRITGEDYKIYERIGDRKLIIVINKSDLVDDEHGLDMPDSWINIPQVKISALYGHGLDRLKDLIAKTSLSEQGFDSEHTIVPNLRHKIALERSLQAASSAVKGMRMQTPFELISIDIKEAVDSLEEITGVIANEDMLDRIFGRFCIGK